One part of the Magallana gigas chromosome 5, xbMagGiga1.1, whole genome shotgun sequence genome encodes these proteins:
- the LOC105325491 gene encoding alpha-1,3-mannosyl-glycoprotein 4-beta-N-acetylglucosaminyltransferase C-like isoform X1, which translates to MTVKLRRRALIQENLVIIIFLAVVHCFVIWLIVEYTQYGNTIAWIKGNNIGGSPQKIVLELKVANGVNLSHQRIKPRSSEHRYRDTSIGDSLETFLMDCRQRALVHGYFRPYKGYLTIALPAVRRLNGSTRLVEDTLNSLIVSTLTKDVPKILIVVFLLTDDPVWTEKTGNQLYDKYKEHVDKGFVQIVRGHRNGLSKLFPFPASENSEERQRQAENLHYLNIMAYAKNLSSYLLLLDEDVRCQSNYIQKIFGFIQANTKPNRVWFVLNFSHSNLMGQLTKTSDLLKAIKLLVVLRYDVTYETLIDYIRALKGQPKKCQIKYPPFRYANMKRKTFLHKNFTQS; encoded by the exons ATGACTGTGAAATTACGTCGTAGGGCGTTGATACAAGAAAACCTGGTGATTATCATATTTTTGGCGGTTGTTCACTGTTTTGTTATATGGTTGATTGTGGAATATACACAATACGGCAACACCATTGCCTGGATAAAAG GAAATAATATTGGAGGATCACCTCAAAAGATTGTTCTGGAATTGAAAGTGGCAAATGGGGTCAATCTCTCACACCAACGT ATAAAGCCTAGATCTTCAGAGCATCGTTATAGAGATACATCAATCGGCGATTCTTTGGAAACATTTTTAATGGATTGTCGTCAGAGAGCGCTCGTACACGGGTATTTTAGGCCCTATAAAG GATACCTAACCATCGCTCTTCCTGCCGTTAGACGACTGAACGGCTCTACAAGACTTGTAGAGGACACATTGAATTCGTTAATTGTCAGTACCCTTACAAAAGATGTGCCGAAAATTTTGATTGTCGTGTTCCTGCTAACGGACGACCCAGTATGGACTGAAAAGACAGGAAATCAGCTGTATGACAAATACAAAGAGCATGTCGACAAGGGGTTCGTGCAGATTGTTCGAGGTCATCGCAATGGTCTCTCCAAATTGTTTCCTTTCCCTGCTTCCGAGAATTCGGAGGAAAGGCAGAGACAAGCTGAAAATCTACATTACCTTAACATTATGGCTTATGCCAAAAACCTCTCCTCCTATTTACTTCTTTTAGATGAGGATGTCCGATGTCAAAGCAACTACATCCAGAAGATTTTTGGGTTTATTCAAGCAAATACTAAACCTAATCGCGTTtggtttgttttgaatttcagtCACAGTAATTTGATGGGACAGCTAACAAAAACATCTGATTTGCTTAAAGCAATCAAACTTTTGGTAGTTTTGAGATATGACGTTACGTACGAGACTTTAATCGATTACATAAGAGCGCTGAAAGGGCAACCCAAGAAATGTCAAATTAAATATCCACCGTTTCGATATGCAAATAtgaaaaggaaaacatttttgcataaaaattttacacaatCTTAA
- the LOC105325491 gene encoding alpha-1,3-mannosyl-glycoprotein 4-beta-N-acetylglucosaminyltransferase C-like isoform X2: MRRTIYATEEKVTGNNIGGSPQKIVLELKVANGVNLSHQRIKPRSSEHRYRDTSIGDSLETFLMDCRQRALVHGYFRPYKGYLTIALPAVRRLNGSTRLVEDTLNSLIVSTLTKDVPKILIVVFLLTDDPVWTEKTGNQLYDKYKEHVDKGFVQIVRGHRNGLSKLFPFPASENSEERQRQAENLHYLNIMAYAKNLSSYLLLLDEDVRCQSNYIQKIFGFIQANTKPNRVWFVLNFSHSNLMGQLTKTSDLLKAIKLLVVLRYDVTYETLIDYIRALKGQPKKCQIKYPPFRYANMKRKTFLHKNFTQS, encoded by the exons ATGAGGAGGACGATATATGCAACAGAGGAAAAAGTTACAG GAAATAATATTGGAGGATCACCTCAAAAGATTGTTCTGGAATTGAAAGTGGCAAATGGGGTCAATCTCTCACACCAACGT ATAAAGCCTAGATCTTCAGAGCATCGTTATAGAGATACATCAATCGGCGATTCTTTGGAAACATTTTTAATGGATTGTCGTCAGAGAGCGCTCGTACACGGGTATTTTAGGCCCTATAAAG GATACCTAACCATCGCTCTTCCTGCCGTTAGACGACTGAACGGCTCTACAAGACTTGTAGAGGACACATTGAATTCGTTAATTGTCAGTACCCTTACAAAAGATGTGCCGAAAATTTTGATTGTCGTGTTCCTGCTAACGGACGACCCAGTATGGACTGAAAAGACAGGAAATCAGCTGTATGACAAATACAAAGAGCATGTCGACAAGGGGTTCGTGCAGATTGTTCGAGGTCATCGCAATGGTCTCTCCAAATTGTTTCCTTTCCCTGCTTCCGAGAATTCGGAGGAAAGGCAGAGACAAGCTGAAAATCTACATTACCTTAACATTATGGCTTATGCCAAAAACCTCTCCTCCTATTTACTTCTTTTAGATGAGGATGTCCGATGTCAAAGCAACTACATCCAGAAGATTTTTGGGTTTATTCAAGCAAATACTAAACCTAATCGCGTTtggtttgttttgaatttcagtCACAGTAATTTGATGGGACAGCTAACAAAAACATCTGATTTGCTTAAAGCAATCAAACTTTTGGTAGTTTTGAGATATGACGTTACGTACGAGACTTTAATCGATTACATAAGAGCGCTGAAAGGGCAACCCAAGAAATGTCAAATTAAATATCCACCGTTTCGATATGCAAATAtgaaaaggaaaacatttttgcataaaaattttacacaatCTTAA